In Saimiri boliviensis isolate mSaiBol1 chromosome 13, mSaiBol1.pri, whole genome shotgun sequence, the genomic window ACCAAAGGAAAGACAATGCTCCTTCTGCCACACAGTGGACTGCTGCATGGCTACACAAACGTGTGCCCCTCACAGAGTCCATATTCTAGAACCTTCTGTCatcacatgtatgtgtgtgcactgGAGCAGGGCCACACATAAATCTGCCCCTCACCGATTTCACGTTCCAGAACCTTCTGTCATCACATGTATGTATACTGGAGCAGGACTACATGCATATCCAACCCCCATGGATTTCACCTTCCAGAAACTTCTGTCATCACATGTGTGTGTACTGGAGCAGGGCTACTTGCACATCAGCCCCTCAGAGTTCACCTTCCAGAACTTTCTGttatcatgtgtgtgtgtactggggcagggccacacacacacatctgcccTTTATAGATTTCACCTTCCCGAACCTTCTGTCATCACATGTATGTATACTGGAGCAGGGACACATGCATATCCAACCCTCACAGATTTCACCTTCTAGAACCTTCTGTCATCACGTGTGTTTACTGGAGCAGGGTCACATCCACATCAGCCTCTCACAGAGTTCACCTTCTAGAACCTTAGTCATTACGTATACTGGAGCGAGGCCACATGGATATCCGATCCTCACAAGTTTTTACCTTCCAGAACCTCTGTCATCACAGGTGTACTGGAGCATGACCACGCATACAGCTGCCCCTCACAGatcccagcttccagaaccttCTGTGTGTACAGAAGCAGCCACACGCAAATATGCCCCTCACAGATTCTAGCTTCCAAAATCTTTTGTCATCATGTGTGTGCTGGAGCACCACTACACAGGTGTGCCCCTCAACAGattccagcttcaatcttctatCGTGTGCTGGAACACCACCAGCTACATGTGTGCCCCCCACATAGATTCCAGCTTCCAGAATCTTCTGTAGTGTGTGCTGGAGCACTGCCACGTGCACACGTGCCTCCCACAGATTCTCGCTTACAGAAGACTGCAAATCATCTTTGTCATTACCCGGTGCCTGGCACAAGGCCTGGTAGAGTGCTCATTACTACTCATGAGAGCGTACAGTATCAACAGGAGTGAAAAGACTGTGTGTCTGAAGACAAAGCACCGAAGAGTCGATGTTCTGAATGTCAGAATCCTCTGCGCTGGCTGGAAGGCCCCACACAGTGATAAACCGTAGAGTACACCATGCGCTCAGCCCTGGGCTCTCGTGAGCTCGGTCTTCATTCACTAGACCATTCCCTCACAATTCACAAAAACCTCTCCTCCACCACTTTCCTCATTTACTGAAAGTAGtcatcttgtttttatttgttttttgagacaaccGCTCTGCGCTCTGTTGCgcagcctggggtgcagtggtgtgatcttagctcattgcaaccttcacctcccaggttcaggcaattctcctgtctcggcctcctgagtagctgggactacaggcatgtaccaccatccctggctaatatttttgtgtttttagtagagacagggtttcactctgttggtcaggctgttctcaaactcctgacctcgaatgatccaccgcctcagcctcccgaagtgctgggattataggcatgaacctcCGCGCCCAGCCAGTCACCTTAAATTCTCAATAGTCAAAGCAGAATACTACCACTACCTTAAGTTTAGAAAACTCAAAGCTGGAGAACTGAGAATTCTTCGGGTTTACTAAAGCACTAAAATTTTTGTAGTCAGTCACCAAAGGCTTTGAGAAAAGTAGCAAAATCTATAGGAACAAAATCCGTGACATGACACATGCAAAGCTCTGGAGCAGGGCAGAATCTATCAGCTTTAAAAGAATTTAagtctcggccgggcgtggtggctcaagcctgtaatcccagcactttgggaggccgaggcgggtggatcacgaggtcaagagatcgagaccatcctagtcaatatggtgaaaccccgtctctactaaaaatacaaaaaattagctgggcatggtggcatgtgcctgtaatcccagctactcaggaggctgaggcaggagaattgcctgaacccaggaggcggaggttgcggtgagccgagatcgcaccattgcactccagcctgggtaacgagagtgaaactccgtctcaaaaaaaaaaaaaaatagaatttaagtcTCGTAGCTTTAAAAGAATTTCAATTAAATATATAGTTGCCCTCAGTATCCTTGGGGGGACTGGTTCCTGAGCTCCCTGCAGATACCCAAATCCACGGATGttcaagtcctttatataaaatggctTCGTATGTGCATATAACCTAAGCACACTCTCCTTTACACTTTACATCATTTGtacattacttataatacctaatatcatgtaaatgctatataaagtTATTACACTGCATTGGTAtttacttgtgattttttttattgtattgttattttagatttttctcaaatatttctgaTCCACAGTTGGTTGGATCCATGGACATAGAATTCATGGATACAGAAAGTCAactgtatacatatgcatatatataaacacacacatgtatatataaaatatatataaacgacagtggtttttgcttgtttgtttgtgtgtgtgtcttttttgtggtttttcttttttttgagatacggtctcactcttgcccaggccagagtgcagtggtgtaatcaaagctcactgtaaccctgaactcccaggctcaggtgatcctcccacctcagcctcccaagtggctggtactacagatgagtgccaccatgcctagttaatttttgtattttttgtagagatgaagttttgccatgttgctggtcttcagctcctgggctcaagtgatctgcctgccttggcctcccaaagtgctgggattacaggtgtgagccaccacacctggcctgacaGTGTTTTTGTATCACCTCATTTATATTCCAGAACAGTGACTCTGTGGATAAATTATATTTAGATGTTTGAGTCCtatgtcattcatttattaattctaaacATGTCAGAATCAAATCCAAGATGAAATACAAAGAACAAGCCACTGTGCTTGACTTAGACACCCAGCCTAAATTGATGGTGATATATCGTCTTTATATCCTTTAGTTCTGATCCAGTTAGACCTTAGTGGGGGAGAAATGCTGAATCCTCATGCCCTACCAAACAAGAATCTATCAGCTTTATAAGAATTGCAATGTTTTAGACACAAAGGTTTTCTTACAGCATTTAGCAGTATTTCAACTAGTACAAAACAGAACTATCTAGACCTACTGGCCCTGAGCTATATTAATTTAGGttataattttctgttattgGGGTCTGTTGGCTTTATGCAGTTGACATGAGCAGGGTTAGGAGTAAATACTTAAATAACCCTTTACTCATTCTACACAAACAGCATCCTAAAACCTTTAGAGAATGTGCAAACTCCGAAATAAAGTCTCGCTCTCTGAGTCTAtcctccaccaccacacctggggacACCTGTGTCAGCAAATCCTGCAGGAGGCGCTGTCCCCACACCTGGCTCCAGGAGAAGTTCAGATAAAACCCTTGAGAAATCCAACACTGCTTTCCCCTGAGGactggagagacagaaagactcatttctttcctttctttttattattattattttttaaagaacttgtaataaaaaaataaaaatacaagtaacTGTTAACTTATTTCTCAAAACACACTAATGATCCCAAGCACACGACCTGATAGGACGTATTAATAGCTGTCACTATTTACCACCTTTTTTAGGGCATCGCTAAGAGTGGGCGCTGTGCTTTCCTTTCAGGAGCTGTATTTTCTGCCACAGCTGAGTCCTGAAGCCCGGTGTTTCCAGGTGGGCGGAGCAGGCCACAGCCTCTTCCTCCAGCACACACCTCTCCACTCCACACTGATCCCACTAGAGAAACCTGGGGAAGTCACAGCCCTGCCCTGCACCCCCAGAAGCCTAAACTCTTATGGAAAGGACATGCACAAAGATGCTGACGGGGTCTCAGGTCACAGCATCTGTCCTAAAATGACCCCGCACTTGGGCCAGCAGCTTCACGCTCAGTCATTTGCTCAGCAAGGAACTCAGTAGCTGGGTCACTGGAGGGGCTCTCTCAAACCATTCATGGTTCCAGCCTTCTTCCCTGGTAAGGTCTACCCAAATCACACCTGCCCCTGAACTCCTCCTGCCACCACCCAAACCACACGCTCCCGAGGAGGCCTCCAGTATCGCTCTCTGTGGCTCCATCTACTTCCATGGCCACCCTGTGAGGCTCTGCGCTGCTGATGACCGTGCCTCACTCACCCTCGTTCACTTGGCCCAACAAGGATGTGCCCACCTGCTCCTCCTGCACGAGGTCCCCATCTGGGGATTTCCTGTCACCATGCTCACACAGCCCATGTGGCACCAGACGGGGCCAACCTCAGGGGACAGCAGGAACATGAGCTCCTCCTTGAGTTCTCAGGTGCCAGCACAGTATCTGACACCCGGCTGGGGTCCACGGTGTTCACAGTATTCACCACCGGGCTGGTGTCTATGGTGGTTACACACCAAAAGTCTGTACTGTTTACACTGTAGTGCACTTTTGACGGACTGATACCATCTACCCACCTAGCCCCAAAGGCAGGAGCGATTTGTTATGCTTATTTTCCTCTCAAGGCTACCAGTGTCCTGTACACAAGAAACGTGCAATAACGTGACCCATTCGTGTGAATGgttgaacatttgaaattttatataaagtatCCCGTAAACAATGGGATGAGTCACAAAACATAGCAGGAATCCAcgtaaaaacaattttaaaaaagagtttaacATGAAGAACATTTTGACATCAAAATGACAATCaagtgaaaaacatttttaaaacgtattcttcaaaaacagaaagaaagtgtTAGGCAAATAGTTATGCTAGGTCCCAATACTTCTGATCACCAGTAAAACAACcttactcaaaaataaaaagcaagcaagatacgtgtgtacacacatattACTTCAGtttgttttaaagtattaaaagaggctgggcgcggtggctcacacctataatctcggcactttgggaggctgaggagggcagatcacgaggtcaggagttcgagaccagcctggccccaacacagtcaaaccctgtctctactaaaaatacaaaaaaattagccaggggtggtggcgctcacctgtagtcctagccaaccgggaggctgaggcaggagaacttgaACActggcggcggaggttgcagtgagccgagaccacgccactgcgctccagcctggatgacagagtgagattctgtcttaaaaataaataaataaaaatgtggaaaaaaagcattaaaagaaagaaaaaataagtgctTGCAGACACTATCTACTGAGCCATAAGATCTATGGAGCTTTCTTTCATTAAGAAGCAGAGAGCCTAAgagatttaaaattaagaaaattgcaTTCAACTAAAATGAGCTTATAACTGAATGTGTATGCTGCAATCCAGTCTGCCGATGAGTTTATGGCACTGTCCACGACATTCTAACCAGTAATTAGATGTGTGAGGTACATGTCCTCTTCTGCTGATGTGTGCAAAAGCAGCACATGAAACGCTTACCTTTAAGAGCATCCAGGAAATGCAGGTAAAGGGAGTGCTCATCTCCAGGAGCAACGTGGTCATAGCTAGATAGTGGCCAGCTTGGAGGCTGACTGAGCAGCCGAGAAAGCCGAGAAAGGCAAAGAGATGGTGGACAGCCAGAAACAGGTCAAATGTTCGGAAGGCCAAGTTGGACAGGTGGACTGCGacgttttcaaagaaaaagaagcccGTGGCCGTCGTGATGTGAAACCAGCACCAGTTCTGCTGGCCACGTGCCTTGTCGGCATGAAGCACAGGGTCCCCCAGCAGAGCCCACAGGCCTGCAGCCGTGCTCTGAACACCAAAGACTGCACGCGTGGCCGCCAGGTCCCAGAAGACCTTCTCTCTGGCCACCAAAGAACGGTACGTGGCATTCAGAGAGGACGACAGCTGGTGGCAGACCACAAAGACGCCCAGGTAGAAGACAAAGCCAGCGACCACCAGCGTGGAGCGGATCCCCCAGGAGGCATAGTCCAGGTCAAAAATGCTCTCTGATGCGCCCCCGTTGTTCACAGGATTCATCGTCCTCAGCTGTATTCTGAAGGAGTCCTGGGGCCAACACAGCCCAGGCCCTAACACAATCTTGTCCAAGAAAATGTTGTCAGTGAAGTGATCCCTGGGATTGTCAGGTATCCATCttcaatctaaagaaaaaaaagatcattcatgTTATGTTGACTAAACAGAGGCAAGGACACATCACTCCCCCAGGCATGCCAACAGTATAatacaaaatgtttcttttaattctgtACCTTATTCTTAATGCATTTAAAGGACGCATAAACATAGCAAGGTAACATCCACTGACAgtacaggaagaaagaaaatgaaactaaagCTAGAGCGGTCCAGCTGTGAacaggaggcaggagagctgctggCAGGAACAGAAGATCCTATGCTCCTCCTGTGGGCACCCCACGAGCAAGACGCCCACTTTTACAGTAGTCCTGCTCAGTCACACAATTCAGACATCATAGGATAAAACATACTTAAGTCATTCCACCGGGATACACTTTGTTACAGCACTGAACTTCCAGACCCCAATAAAAGAGCACCATCTTGGTGCTCTGAGGTCTGTGGCAAAGTTACTTACGGACAATACTGGGTTTCAAGCAGTCCCCAGGtgtgcctgggttcaaatctctgcTCTGCCATACACTGGTCACAGGACCCTCAGACTTTTCAGGGGCTCGGTTTCCTCCTACAAAAGCGCACAGTGAACGCTGATGTCACGACCTGGAGCAGCACCTGGTGCACCACAGGCCTCATAACTCGTATTTCAGTGTCATGATCACCACCACTCACTGCCATTCAGATGCTGCTATATAAAATGTCCTTAAAAAGAGTGGAGAAAACACAAGTCCTCGGGTCCAGTCTGTTAACTTGCAGATGGTCTGAACTGTTCAGTATCTCCTCTGAAATGAGTGCCCTGGAGCCGATCTGAGAAGGATGCTCCCATGCCCACTGCTCGGCCCACTTCAGATAGACACAAGAACAGCTGAAGGGCTCTAGCCTGCTAAACCCACTGAGAGCCGTTCTGTTCATGTGGCTCCGAATGGTCTTCCCCAGGTTCTGAGAAGTACCTGCTGGATGAAGCCCAGGCCCCACGCTAGACTAGAGCATCTTAACCGTCTTCTCCAGCTCTCAAAATCAAGAGGGCAATTCTTCTTAACCCTGAAAAACAACGCCTTCAAGGGCCAGTATACAATGATCACATGACCTAAGGGCCACAGACAGAGTTTACCAGAACCTTGTTTCAAAACCTCATTTTCTCCTAGTCACAGTGTCTGCCTCCAGGCAGGAAAAACATTGTTAATTAAACGGGTGCATTTGCCTATTCAAAAACAAGTTCaactaaaataaatcaataactacatcagagattactacaaacagctctactcacataaaccagtaaaccaggaagaaatcaataaattactAGAcgcttgtactctaccaagactaaaccaggaggaagttcaaaccaatagaccaataacaagggttgaagtagaggcagtaattaatagcctaccaaccaaaaaaagtccaggtccagatgggtttacagctgaattgtaccagacatacaaagaggagctggttccattccttctgaaactgtatcaaacaatacaaaaggacgGAATCCTTcctgactcattttatgagaccaacatcatcctgataccaaaaccaggcagagactcaactaaaaaagaaaactttaggccaatattcatgatgaacatctacacaaaaatcttcaataaatactggcaaacagattgcaatagcacatcaagaagcttatccatcatgaccaagtagccttcatcccagtgatgcaaggcttgttcaacatacacaaatccgtaaatgtaattcatcacataaatggaaccaaagacaaaaaccacatgattatctcaatagatgcagagaaggccttcgataaaattcaacagcccttcatgccaaaaactctcaataaactaggcactgATGGagcatatcataaaatgataaaaccatatatgacaaacctacaaccaatatcatactgaacgggcaaaagctggaagaattccctttgcaatcaggcactagacaaggataccctctctcaccactcctaagaaacggtattggaagttctagccagagcaatccggcaagaaaaagaaataaagggtattcaattaggaaaggaggaggtcaaactgtctctctttgcagatgacatgaatgtatacctagaagaccccatcatctcagcccaaaatcttctcaaactgataagcaacttcagcaaagtctcaggatacaaaatcaatgtgcaaatatcacaagcattcctatataccaataacagacaagagccaaatcaagagcaaactgccattcacaactgctacaaagagaacaaaataccaaagaatacaactaacaaaggatgtaaaggacctcttcaaggagaactacaaaccactgctcaacgaaataagagaggacacaaacagatggagaaacattccatgctcatggttaggaagaatcaatatcatgaaaatggccataccgcccaaagtaatctacagattcaacgctatccctatcaaactaccagtgaccttcttcacagaactggaaaaaaacactttaaacttcatatggaatcacaaaagatcccaaatagccaagacaatcctaagcaaaaagaacaaaaccagaggcatcacactgctggacttcaaactatactacaaggctacagtaatcaaaaccgcatggaactggtaccaaaacagagacatagaccaatggaacagaacagagacccaagaagaaacaccacacatctacagccttctggtctttgacaaacctggcaaaaacaagcaacggggaaaggaatCTATgcttaataagtggtgttgggaaaactggctagcaatgtgcagaaagcagaaactggacccctatctgtcacattactctaaaattaactccgtatggatcaaagatttaaacataaaacctaacaccataaaaacactaaaagaaaacacaagcaaaaccatccaggacataggcataggcaaggacttcatgactaaaacaccaaaagcattggcaacaaaagccaggatagacaaatgggatctaattaaactccagagcttctgtacagcaaaagaaaccatcattagagtgaatcggcaaccaacagaatgggaaaaaatttttgcaatctaccaatctgacaaagggctaatatccagaatctacaaagaactaaaacagatatacaaaaaaaaaaaaaaaaaaaaaaaacaaacaaccccattcaaaagtgggtgaaggatatgaacaggcacttttcaaaagaggacatatatgaggtgaacaaacatatgaataaatgctcatcattactggtcattagagaaatgcaaatcaaaaccacactgagatatcatctcacgccagttagaatggcgatcattaaaaagtctggagacaaacagacgctggagaggatgtggagaaataggaacactcttaaacagttggtgggagtgtaaattagttcaaccattgtggaagacagtgtggcgattcctcaaggatctagaaatagaaactccatttgatccagcaatcccactacggggtatatacccaaagaactataaatcattctactataaagacacatgcacatgtatgctcattgcagccctgtgcacaatagcaaagacttggaaccaacccaaatgcccatcaatgatagactggaaaagaaaatgtggcacatttacaccatggaatactacacagccataaaaaaagatgagttcatgtcctttgtagggacttggatgaatctggaaaccatcattctcagcaaactgacaaaagaacagaaaacaaaacactacatgttctcactcataggtgggtgttgaacaatgagaacacgtggactcagggagaggagcatcacacactgggggcagttgcagGGGTAGGAGAGAGACAGtagaggatggggagggaggtgagggtagggagggataatatgaggtgaaatgccagatatagtatgcacctaaagtaaaataaataaattttttaaaaaatcaataactttTCTCTGCAGCAATGTTAAAACAGTTTATTCTTTCCCTGTACTTTCATATTTCTGCTATCCACAACCAATCCATTTCCTGTTCTAACTTAAGTTTGACAAAATTTGGAGATTACATAAAATCGGCTTCAAGTCCCCAACACACTTATGAGCTTTTCTGCCTCCACCCTGGAAGACAGTCCAGTTAACACGCCAAAGATGTCATGAGAACCTGTGCTCCTGTTTTTCATGCTATCCTTTGGTTAAGGCCGTGGAATGGCTTCTCAGCAGCAGCAGGGAAGGCCTGAATTCCTTACTGTAATCTACAGGACTCTGCAGAACGTGATCCATCTATTATACCTTCTCTGGTTCcactctccccactccctgcctctcACTCCATGCCACCACCTTCCAGTCCTGTGAAAACACCACACTCTCCTGTACCTCTGGGTCTGCAGCTACTGGGCCCTCTACCTGGAAAAGTCTTTACCTCCCTGCAGCTGGCACCATCTCACCTGTCAGGTCTTCGTGTAAAGTCCATTTGCTTCAGAGTCCCATGGGCTGGGTTAAGTAGCTTTGCTACAAGCTCCTGATGCATCCTCCACACACTCATTTTTGGTACTACAAGTACTTACGGAATCCTCACCTCTACTGGACAGCAAGCTCTGAGAGGGCACAGACCACACCTGGTTTCCATCACTGCATCTCCTCTGCCGGACGCAGCACCGAGTCCAAGGTGCGCCCTCAAGAAACATTTGTGGAACACATGAACAGATGCTAAATCATGCTCAAGGGGTCCAGTTTACCTAAGCCTGAACCCGTCTGCAAAGCTGCAAACACCAGAGCCTCAAGTTCTCAAAACTGGAAGGGACCTGTAAGGGATTCCAGCCTTTCCTTTCACATGGCAGGAACCCCACGCACACAATGAGGACATAGGAACAGCTACTGACAAAGCCTCAGatcccacccct contains:
- the CLN8 gene encoding protein CLN8, translated to MNPVNNGGASESIFDLDYASWGIRSTLVVAGFVFYLGVFVVCHQLSSSLNATYRSLVAREKVFWDLAATRAVFGVQSTAAGLWALLGDPVLHADKARGQQNWCWFHITTATGFFFFENVAVHLSNLAFRTFDLFLAVHHLFAFLGFLGCSVSLQAGHYLAMTTLLLEMSTPFTCISWMLLKAGWSDSLFWKLNQWLMIHMFHCRMVLTYHMWWVCFWHWDGLVSSLYLPHLALYLVGLALLTLIINPYWTHKKTQQLLHPVDWNFAQPEAKSRPEGNGQLLRKKRL